Proteins encoded together in one Chitinophaga sp. LS1 window:
- a CDS encoding beta-ketoacyl synthase N-terminal-like domain-containing protein, with protein MNVAIIGMSGIFPGAGNIQAFWQNIIQKKDAIQAVPENRLDATFFDTETIAVDRFYCRKGGFIDEFATFDPIRFGILPLAVEGTEPEQLLTLALAQQALQDAGILDKQIPLEKTGIIIGKGNYPGPGATRAIEIVRTGEQIVQLLQTLLPHLSGADLEKVKKEFQQKKGRFGPDTAMGLIPNLVASLVANRLNLGGVAYTLDAACASSLLAVDHGLQELSTGRADMIIAGGVHVSQNAPFWSIFTQLGALSRRQQIRPFDQQADGLLIGEGCGFVVLKRLDDAISDNDRIYAVIKGSGISSDGAGTSVMSPAVKGQAVAIRQAWQKAGVSLDEIGYIEAHGTGTPLGDKTELETLAQVFGQHAHKAGIGSVKSMIGHAMPAAGMAGLIKTALALYHNTLPPTLHCEEPIAAMQDTRFAPVQEATDWQATGLPLRAGVNAFGFGGINAHLVVEGFNGLPKGVFNGITPSLKADVLLLARNSGDALIRALENKETDPGQGDYRIALFDPSPERIKKAVKIVGRNTPWRNKQDIWFTNEPLISKGGKVAFLFAGLDGLGGGEVDSVAAHFNLPGAESNKDSVYDSAITLLERSRIIDTALKQMGIRPDLNAGHSMGEWLAGRSAGMATEASILEILQDLNPQALETENAKFLVTGIGYDQLLPLLEGKKDIYLSMDNCPQQAILCGTDAAVADFIEILKVKQIFYQVLPFQSGFHSPFVAKKTDVLLAGISKIQWLKPEIPFWSATTLDLYPDTYEAIRDLSVEHLIKPVRFRELTRKLYEEENVRVFIQAGAGGLIGFVDDTLKGKSYSAIAANVPTRGGLDQLQRVMAALFVEGKAVNLAFLGISPKGKSGMPLQLGSPFIKELDSLKGLSLPAPAMKPAFATVRKPVLQAFLQNVDEITAIQDEIIALFNDPITVQPISHTLNISLENTPYLIDHALVKQKPGWPIKEDMDPVIPMTMIFELFGDVARANGQNRAVKRIYNIQVFQWMNVSSPFKETITGKWEGNDTVHMDLPNYANASVQLTKQYPVPPARDFSIGPSLGSELYKTPEQIYERHMFHGPGYQGIRKIVHMGEKGITGIIESSTGKGSLLDNAGQLFGLWLQLILTKDRIAFPVKIHEIAFYGDMQDQSGSFECTCQLTELNDEFATADFVIKKAGQIWAIVTGWQNRRLEIDEALWQISMAPLQNKLAKEIAPGVFTFNNAYQRVVSWDFIQKRYLNQAEKAFVKGLMPMKRKERIISRVAAKDAVRAVLQHHCFPIEFEIKNNAAGAPYVAGVEGIQLSIAHKGMEAVAIARYHQTVGIDIEEIKPQSEGFCELVFSVTELELLPPENRDEWIIRAWVAKEAYGKYLGKGLQGNPKGYTITTITGDELTINDINIKTIKHNNFIIGWTL; from the coding sequence ATGAATGTAGCAATCATAGGGATGTCCGGTATCTTCCCCGGTGCGGGCAATATCCAGGCTTTCTGGCAGAACATTATACAGAAAAAAGACGCAATACAGGCGGTGCCTGAAAACAGGCTGGACGCCACCTTCTTTGATACGGAGACGATAGCGGTAGACCGTTTTTATTGTCGCAAGGGTGGGTTCATCGATGAATTTGCCACCTTCGATCCCATTCGTTTTGGCATATTGCCACTGGCGGTAGAGGGTACAGAACCAGAGCAGTTACTTACGCTGGCCCTTGCCCAACAAGCATTGCAGGATGCAGGCATATTGGATAAGCAAATCCCGCTGGAGAAAACAGGTATCATTATCGGGAAAGGGAATTATCCCGGTCCCGGTGCTACCAGAGCGATTGAAATAGTGCGTACAGGTGAGCAGATTGTACAACTCCTGCAAACTTTATTACCACATTTATCAGGTGCTGATCTTGAAAAGGTAAAGAAAGAGTTCCAGCAGAAAAAAGGTCGCTTTGGTCCGGATACAGCCATGGGATTGATTCCTAATCTTGTGGCTTCTTTGGTAGCGAATCGTTTGAACCTGGGTGGTGTAGCTTATACACTGGATGCCGCCTGCGCCAGTTCACTGCTGGCAGTAGATCATGGCCTACAGGAACTCAGCACCGGCAGAGCAGATATGATCATTGCCGGTGGGGTACATGTATCGCAGAATGCGCCATTCTGGAGCATCTTCACGCAACTGGGGGCGCTTTCAAGAAGACAGCAGATAAGACCTTTTGATCAACAGGCCGATGGTTTGCTGATAGGAGAAGGATGTGGTTTTGTCGTGCTGAAAAGATTAGATGACGCCATTTCTGATAATGACCGCATCTATGCTGTTATCAAAGGTAGTGGCATATCCAGCGATGGTGCCGGTACCAGTGTAATGAGTCCTGCTGTAAAAGGGCAAGCGGTTGCGATCAGGCAGGCATGGCAAAAAGCCGGAGTTTCTCTGGATGAAATCGGATATATCGAAGCACATGGCACAGGTACGCCATTAGGTGATAAAACAGAACTCGAAACACTGGCACAGGTGTTTGGTCAACATGCACATAAAGCAGGTATTGGTTCTGTGAAATCGATGATTGGTCATGCGATGCCGGCAGCTGGTATGGCAGGTTTGATCAAGACAGCGCTGGCATTGTATCACAACACCCTGCCTCCTACCCTGCATTGTGAAGAACCGATAGCAGCTATGCAGGACACCCGGTTTGCACCCGTACAGGAAGCGACCGACTGGCAGGCGACAGGCTTGCCATTAAGAGCAGGGGTGAATGCATTTGGGTTTGGTGGCATCAATGCACACCTGGTGGTGGAAGGCTTTAATGGCTTACCTAAAGGCGTCTTCAATGGTATCACGCCTTCGCTGAAAGCAGATGTATTACTGCTGGCAAGGAATAGTGGAGATGCATTGATCCGTGCATTGGAGAATAAAGAAACCGATCCGGGACAGGGTGATTACCGCATTGCATTGTTTGATCCTTCGCCGGAACGAATCAAAAAAGCCGTAAAAATTGTAGGCAGGAATACGCCGTGGAGAAATAAACAGGACATCTGGTTTACCAATGAGCCGTTGATTTCCAAAGGTGGAAAGGTAGCCTTCCTTTTCGCAGGTCTGGATGGATTGGGGGGCGGAGAAGTAGATAGCGTAGCAGCTCACTTTAATTTACCCGGTGCTGAGAGCAATAAAGACAGCGTATATGATTCTGCTATTACCCTGCTGGAAAGGAGCCGTATTATCGATACAGCCCTCAAACAAATGGGTATTCGTCCTGACCTGAATGCAGGACATAGTATGGGTGAATGGCTGGCTGGCCGCTCTGCGGGCATGGCTACGGAAGCTTCTATTCTTGAAATATTACAGGACCTGAACCCACAGGCATTAGAAACAGAAAATGCGAAATTTCTGGTAACCGGTATTGGATATGATCAGCTGCTTCCTTTACTGGAAGGGAAGAAAGACATCTATCTATCCATGGACAACTGTCCGCAGCAAGCGATTCTTTGTGGTACGGATGCTGCTGTTGCAGACTTCATTGAGATACTGAAAGTAAAGCAGATCTTCTATCAGGTACTGCCTTTCCAGTCTGGCTTCCACTCTCCTTTTGTAGCGAAGAAAACAGATGTATTACTCGCAGGTATCAGCAAGATACAGTGGTTGAAACCTGAGATTCCGTTCTGGTCCGCTACTACGCTGGATCTGTATCCGGATACGTATGAGGCTATCAGGGATTTGAGTGTGGAGCATTTGATCAAACCGGTACGCTTCCGTGAACTGACCCGGAAATTATACGAGGAAGAAAATGTACGCGTGTTTATTCAGGCGGGTGCAGGTGGTTTGATTGGATTTGTAGACGATACATTAAAAGGTAAATCATATAGTGCGATCGCTGCGAATGTACCTACACGCGGTGGTTTGGATCAGTTACAACGAGTAATGGCTGCATTGTTTGTGGAGGGGAAAGCGGTAAATCTGGCATTTTTAGGGATTTCGCCGAAAGGCAAATCGGGTATGCCTTTGCAATTAGGCTCACCGTTTATTAAAGAACTGGATAGTTTAAAGGGATTATCTCTTCCTGCTCCTGCTATGAAGCCGGCATTTGCCACCGTTCGAAAACCTGTTTTACAGGCATTTCTCCAAAATGTAGATGAGATCACGGCTATCCAGGATGAAATCATTGCACTATTCAATGACCCGATCACTGTACAACCCATTTCTCATACACTCAATATTTCCCTGGAAAACACGCCTTACCTCATCGACCACGCATTGGTAAAACAAAAACCCGGATGGCCCATTAAAGAGGATATGGACCCCGTTATACCCATGACGATGATCTTTGAGCTATTTGGTGACGTGGCCCGTGCAAACGGACAGAATAGGGCTGTAAAACGCATTTACAACATACAGGTGTTCCAATGGATGAACGTGTCCTCTCCTTTCAAAGAAACCATTACCGGTAAGTGGGAAGGGAATGACACTGTGCACATGGACCTTCCAAATTATGCCAATGCCAGTGTGCAACTGACTAAACAATATCCGGTACCACCTGCAAGGGATTTTTCCATTGGCCCCTCATTAGGCAGTGAATTGTACAAAACACCTGAGCAAATATACGAGCGGCACATGTTCCATGGCCCCGGTTATCAGGGTATCAGGAAGATTGTGCACATGGGAGAAAAAGGTATCACCGGCATCATCGAAAGCAGCACGGGCAAAGGATCCTTATTAGACAACGCCGGCCAGTTGTTCGGACTGTGGTTACAGCTGATCTTAACGAAAGACAGGATCGCATTTCCCGTAAAGATCCATGAAATCGCTTTCTATGGTGATATGCAGGATCAATCCGGCAGCTTTGAATGCACGTGTCAGCTCACTGAACTGAATGACGAATTTGCGACTGCTGATTTTGTCATTAAAAAAGCAGGACAGATCTGGGCCATCGTTACCGGTTGGCAAAACAGAAGGCTTGAAATTGATGAAGCCCTCTGGCAGATCTCCATGGCGCCTTTACAAAATAAGCTGGCGAAAGAGATTGCACCGGGTGTATTCACTTTCAACAATGCTTACCAGCGTGTGGTATCATGGGATTTTATTCAGAAGCGCTACCTGAACCAGGCAGAAAAAGCATTTGTAAAAGGGTTGATGCCCATGAAGCGTAAAGAACGGATCATCAGTCGCGTGGCCGCCAAAGACGCTGTGCGGGCGGTGTTACAACACCATTGCTTCCCGATAGAATTTGAAATCAAAAACAATGCTGCCGGTGCACCTTATGTAGCAGGTGTGGAAGGTATTCAACTGAGTATCGCACACAAAGGCATGGAAGCCGTGGCGATTGCCCGTTATCACCAAACCGTAGGCATTGACATAGAAGAGATAAAACCACAGAGCGAAGGCTTTTGTGAACTGGTGTTCAGTGTTACAGAACTGGAGCTGTTGCCCCCTGAGAACCGCGATGAATGGATCATTCGTGCCTGGGTCGCCAAAGAAGCCTATGGCAAATACCTGGGCAAAGGGCTCCAGGGCAATCCAAAAGGATATACCATTACCACTATCACTGGTGATGAACTGACTATTAACGATATCAACATTAAGACAATTAAACACAACAATTTTATAATCGGATGGACGCTATAG